GACAACCCGTTGAGGGCCGGCTCCGCGGCCCACAGAAAAGCCCGGGCAAGGCACCCGGGCGATGTGCTGCGCTAGATGGTCTGGCGGTTTCGTGTCGCATCTGGCGGTTTCGGTCGCGCCGCTACGCAACGGAAACCGGCGGCAACACGAACGAGAAAGTCGTGCCTCGGCCAAGCGAGGATGTGACGGCCAACTGCGAGCCGGCTGCGCGGATGATGCCGTGTACGAGCGAGAGACCAAGGCCAGTGGAGATGCCGCGCGTCTTGGTGGTAAAGAAGGGGTCGAGGCAGCGCTTCAACACTTCCGGCGGCATTCCGGGTCCGTTGTCGCTGACGCCGATGCGCACGCCCTCACCGGACTCCTCGGCTTGAGCCCACAGGCGCACCAGCCCGTCGTCGCGCCCGCGCAGCACTTCGCCGGCGTTCTGAATGAGGTTGAACGCGACCTGCGCGAGCCGGTGCGGTGCAATTCGAACGGCTGGCAGGTTTGCCGGAATCTCGGTCTTGAGGTTGACGCCGCGCGGCAGTGAATTCCGCAGGATCGGCTCGATCTCGTCGAGCCATGCAGGCAACTTCACGAGTTCATCGCCGCTGCTGCGCGAAGGATCCAGCGAGACCAGGCGCAATCCGCTGGCCAGCCGCCGCAGGTATTGCACGCACATTGTCAGGTGGCGCACGCCTTCCTCGAGGTCCGGCGGCAGTTGGGCGGCCTTGATGGAGTTCGTCCACACGCTCAAGGGCAGGAGCAGGTTGCCCATGTCGTGGCCCAGCCCGGCGCAGAGGGTGCCTATCGACGCCATGCGCTCGGAGAGCCGCAACTCGCGCTGACTCCGCTCGAGTTCGCGCGTGCGCTCGGCGAGGCGTTCGGCGTGGATGCGCGCTTCCTCGGACTTGCGATGCAGTTCGACGAAGACGGACACCTTGGCCCGCAGCACCTCGGGAATAACCGGGGCGAAGATGTAATCGACAGCGCCGAGCGAATAGCCCCGCAGTGCGTCGATCTCGTTCATGTTGACGGCCGAGACGAAGATGATCGGCGTGGTCGCTGAGCGCACGCGCGAGCGGATCATGCGGGCGGTTTCGAAGCCGTCCATGTCGGGCATGTTGACGTCAAGAATGATGGTGGCAAAATCGCGCGAGAGCAGCTGGCGCAGCGCTTCCCGCCCCGACGAAGCCGCGATGACGTTCTCTCCGAGCGCCGCCAGCGCCGCCTCGAGCGCCAGCAGTTTGCTGGCGTTGTCATCCACGACGAGGATGTCAACCGCCTGCCGTGGAGGCGCTGCCTCCGGACCCGGCGGCGCGGCCGATCCCCACTTGCCGTTGCTTTCAGACACTGGATGCCTCCGTTTGCACTTCGGCGGCCTCGTCGCGCGGCAGCCAGGCGCAGAGGACCGAGAGCAACTGATCCGGCGCCACCGGCTTGGGCACGTAGTCCGACGCGCCCGCTTCAATGCACTTCTCGCGATCGCCTTTCATGGCGCGGGCGGTGAGCGCGATGATCGGCAGCACCTTGAACTTGTCCAGCGCGCGGATCTCGTGCATCGCCTGGAACCCGTCCATACCGGGCATCATGATATCCATGAGCACGATATCGATGTCCGGCTCCGCCTTGAGCATGTTGATCGCCGCCTGCCCGTTGTCGGCAAAGGCCACATCCATCTTATACCGCTCGAGAAGACTGGTCAGCGCAAAGATATTTCGCAGGTCGTCGTCAACCACCAGCACGCGCTTGCCCTCAAGCCGGGCGAGATCTTCGGCGCCGGCTTTGGCCTGCGCCTTGCGGACCGACGGGCTGATGAGAATCGGCGGATTGAGAATGTCGCCGATTTCTTCGCGCAGGCGCTCGGGGCGGTCCACGATGCGGAAAGTGGCAGAGGTTTCCTTGAGGCGCTCGCGGAACTCGGCGGTGAGCGGCCGATCGGCGACGTAGACGAGGATGAGTCCGTGGTCGCCGTCCGTTTCGCTCTGGAGGCGCGCCAGGAATTCATCGGCCGCCATGTCAGAGAGCTGCGGCGGGACGACGATGCAGTGCGCGCCGTCGCGGTTGATGCCGGCCAGTGCTTCGGCGCCGCTGGGATAGGTGGCGACGACGGCGTCCTTCACCTCAACCAGCGCCGCCAGCCTGCTGCACATTTCGGCGTCGGCGGCGACGACAATGCGCCGCTGCCCGCCGCCGGACTTGATCTGCCGAAGCAGGTGCCGCAGCGCCGGCGGATCGACGGGTTTGAGCCAATACGAGGTGGCGCCGAGTTCGAGGATGCGATCGTGCCCTTCAGTGACGCCGGAGATGACGTGCACGGGCGTGTCCTGCGTCTCCGCGTTGGATTTGAGCGCCGCGAGCACTTCCGTGCCGCTGATGTCGGGCAGGCGCAGATCAAGAGTGATCGCCGCCGGGCGGAAGCGGCGGGCCAGCGCCAGCGCCGCGTCGCCGCGCGATGCGACCACTGCCTTGAGCCCGGCGTCGTGCGCCATGTCAACAAGGATGCGCGCAAAGCCCGACTCGTTCTCGACGATGAGCAAAACCCGGTCCCGGGGCTCGATGGACTCAAGGTCATCGACGAGGTCCAGCGCAGCGCGGGGCGACGAGGCGTACGCGCCGGCAGCCTTCTCCGCCTCGGGCAGCAGGCGGGTCGGCAGCGATCGGTCGCGATCGCTCAGCGACGGATGCTGGTCGGGGATGTAGAGCGTGAAGTTCGATCCCGAGCCAGGCTCGCTCTGCAGCGTGAGTTCGCCGCCCAGCAGGCGGGCGATCTCGCGGCTGATCGACAGGCCGAGCCCCGTGCCGCCGTACTTGCGCGCCGTTGAACCGTCGGCCTGCTGGAAGGCCTCGAAAATCGATCGCTGTTTGTCCGGCGGGATGCCGATGCCGGTGTCCTCCACAGAGATGGCGATGACCGCATCCGCGGCGTCGAGCGTCGGGTGGTCCATGCTCCAGCCGGATTCGACCCTGCTGATCCGCAGCGACACCCGGCCGTGCTCGGTGAACTTGAACGCGTTCGAGAGCAGGTTCTTGATGACCTGACGGAGGCGCTTGGAGTCGGTGGCGAGGATCGGCGGCAGATCGTCGTCGATCTCGATCTCGAAGACCAGGCCCTTGCCGTCGGCCACGTGCCGGAACGTACGATCGACGAACTCGCGCAGGTCGGCGAAGAGCACCTCGTCGATTTCGATCGTAACCGTTCCCGATTCGATCTTGGACAGATCGAGGATGTCGTTGATCAGGCCCATCAGGTCGGTGCCCGCGGTGTGGATGGTGCGGGCGAACTTCACCTGCTTGACGCTGAGGTTGCCTTCGGGGTTTTCCGAAAGCTGGTGGGCCAGGATGAGAAGCGAATTGAGCGGCGTGCGCAACTCGTGCGACATGTTCGCAAGGAACTCGGACTTGTACTTCGACGTGAGCGCCAGCTGAGTCGCCTTCTCTTCGAGCGCCACCTTGGCCTGTTCGACTTCGCGGTTCTTGCGCTCGACTTCCGACTTCTGGTCGGCGAGCAGGCGGGCCTTTTCTTCAAGCTGCGCGTTGGTCTGCTGCAGTTCCTCCTGCCGGCTCTGCAGTTCGCTGGCCAGCGACTGGGACTGCTTGAGCAGTTCCTCGGTGCGCATGTTCGCTTCGATGGTGTTGATGACGATGCCGATCGACTCGGTCAACTGATCGAGGAACATCTCGTGCATGGCGTTGAAGTCGCGCAGCGACGCGAGTTCGATGACCGCCTTGACGTGACCCTCGAAGAGGACGGGAAGAACGATGACGCTCGCCGGCCGCGCCGAGCCCAGCGCAGAGCCGATGCGCAGGTAGGTGTCGGGCGTCTCGGTGAGCAGAATGCGCCTCCCCTCGAGCGCGCATTGCCCCACGAGCCCTTCGCCCAGCGCAATCTCCGGTTCTTCGCTGTCTTCGGCGCACGCGTAGCCGGCGAGCATCCTCAATCGAGGCTCTTCCTGCCCCGTGTCAATCAGGTAGAAGGCGCCCTGGTGCGCGCCCACCAGCGGGGCCAGTTCCGACAGGATCAGGCGCGACACCGGGATGAGGTCGCGCTGACCCTGCAGCATGCGCGTGAAGCGGGCCAGGTTCGTCTTGAGCCAGTCCTGGTCGGAGTTCTTCTGCGTGGTCTCACGCAGATTGTCGATCATTTCATTGATGTTGTCCTTGAGGGCCGCCACCTCGCCGCGGGCTTCGACGCGGATCGACCGCGTGAGGTCGCCCTTGGTCACCGCGGTGGCCACTTCGGCAATAGCGCGAACCTGCGTCGTCAGGTTTTCGGCCAACTGGTTCACGTTGTCGGTCAGCGCCTTCCAGAAGCCCGCAGCGCCCGGCACGCTCGCCTGGCCGCCGAGTTTGCCTTCCACACCCACTTCGCGGGCCACGCTGGTGACCTGGTCGGCAAAGGTGGCCAGCGTGTCGATCATGCCGTTGATCGTGTCGGCCAATGCGGCGATCTCGCCCTTGGCCTCGAGCTGCAACTTCTGCCGCAGGTTGCCGTTGGCCACGCCGGTGACGACGCGCGCGATGCCGCGCACCTGGGCGGTGAGGTTCGACGCCATGAGGTTGACGTTGTCGGTGAGGTCCTTCCACGTGCCGGCGACGCCCTTCACCTGGGCCTGTCCGCCGAGCTTACCTTCGGTGCCCACTTCACGGGCCACGCGGCTCACTTCATTGGCGAACGCGTTCAACTGGTCCACCATCGTGTTGATGGTGTCTTTGAGTTCGAGGATCTCGCCCTTGACATCGACGGTGATCTTCTTGGTGAGGTTGCCGTTGGCCACGGCGGTAGTCACGGCGGCGATGTTGCGCACCTGGCTGGTCAGGTTCGACGCCATGAGATTCACGTTGTCGGTGAGGTCCTTCCACGTGCCGGCGACGCCGAATACGTTGGCCTGACCGCCAAGGCGGCCTTCGGTGCCCACTTCGCGGGCCACGCGGGTCACTTCCGACGCGAACGACCTCAACTGCTCGACCATCGTGTTGATGGTTTCCTTGAGTTCGAGCATTTCGCCGCGCACGTCCACGGTGATCTTCTTTGAAAGGTCGCCCTTGGCGACAGCGGTGGTCACTTCGGCGATGTTGCGCACCTGGCTGGTCAGGTTGGACGCCATGGAATTGACGTTGTCGGTGAGGTCCTTCCACGTGCCGCTCACGCCCTTGACGTCGGCCTGGCCGCCGAGCTTGCCTTCGGTGCCCACCTCGCGGGCCACGCGGGTCACTTCCGAGGCGAACGAACTCAACTGGTCCACCATGGTGTTGATGGTGTTCTTGAGGTCGAGGATCTCGCCCTTGACGTCCACCGTGATCTTCTTGGAGAGATCGCCCCTGGCCACGGCGGTGGTCACATCGGCAATGTTGCGCACCTGGGCGGTGAGGTTGCCGGCCATCAGGTTGACGTTGTCGGTGAGGTCCTTCCACGTGCCGGCAACGCCCTTCACGTCGGCCTGTCCGCCGAGTTTCCCTTCCGTGCCCACTTCGCGGGCCACGCGGGTCACTTCCGACGCGAACGACCCCAGCTGATCCACCATCGTGTTAATGGTGTTTTTCAGTTCGAGGATCTCGCCCTGCACGTCCACGGTGATCTTGCGCGACAGGTCGCCGTTGGCGATGGCGGTAGATACTTCGGCGATGTTGCGCACCTGGGCCGTGAGGTTGCCGGCCATCAGGTTCACGTTGTCGGTGAGGTCCTTCCACGTGCCGGCGACGCCCTTTACATCGGCCTGTCCGCCGAGTTTGCCTTCGGTGCCCACTTCGCGAGCCACGCGGGTTACTTCCGATGCGAACGAACTCAACTGGTCCACCATGGTGTTAATGGTGTTTTTCAGATTGAGAATCTCTCCCTGCACATCGACGGTGATCTTGCGCGACAGGTCGCCGTTGGCCACGGCGGCGACCACCTGGTCGATGTTGCGCACCTGGGCGGTGAGGTTGCCTGCCATGAGGTTGACGTTGTCGGTCAGATCTTTCCACGTGCCCGCGACGCCCTT
The window above is part of the Phycisphaerales bacterium genome. Proteins encoded here:
- a CDS encoding response regulator, coding for MSESNGKWGSAAPPGPEAAPPRQAVDILVVDDNASKLLALEAALAALGENVIAASSGREALRQLLSRDFATIILDVNMPDMDGFETARMIRSRVRSATTPIIFVSAVNMNEIDALRGYSLGAVDYIFAPVIPEVLRAKVSVFVELHRKSEEARIHAERLAERTRELERSQRELRLSERMASIGTLCAGLGHDMGNLLLPLSVWTNSIKAAQLPPDLEEGVRHLTMCVQYLRRLASGLRLVSLDPSRSSGDELVKLPAWLDEIEPILRNSLPRGVNLKTEIPANLPAVRIAPHRLAQVAFNLIQNAGEVLRGRDDGLVRLWAQAEESGEGVRIGVSDNGPGMPPEVLKRCLDPFFTTKTRGISTGLGLSLVHGIIRAAGSQLAVTSSLGRGTTFSFVLPPVSVA
- a CDS encoding HAMP domain-containing protein, which gives rise to MPSKATSDTIDTEALLECLVSLKKGDFSVRLPVHWHGTAGKIADTLNDVIEQNARLTAELERISLVVGIEGKVSHRVSLGAVSGSWATLEHSVNALIDDLVRPTMEMSRVIGAVANGDLTQSVALDVEGRPLQGQFLRAARTVDSMVDQLNAFASEVIRVAREVGTDGKLGGQADIPGVAGTWKDLTDNVNLMAGNLTAQVRNIAEVTTAVAKGDLSKKITVDVKGEILDLKNTINTMVDQLSSFASEVTRVAREVGTEGKLGGQADVKGVAGTWKDLTDNVNLMAGNLTDQVRNIADVTTAVAKGDLSRKITVDVKGEILDLKNTINTMVDQLSSFASEVTRVAREVGTEGKLGGQAQVKGVAGTWKDLTDNVNLMAGNLTAQVRNIDQVVAAVANGDLSRKITVDVQGEILNLKNTINTMVDQLSSFASEVTRVAREVGTEGKLGGQADVKGVAGTWKDLTDNVNLMAGNLTAQVRNIAEVSTAIANGDLSRKITVDVQGEILELKNTINTMVDQLGSFASEVTRVAREVGTEGKLGGQADVKGVAGTWKDLTDNVNLMAGNLTAQVRNIADVTTAVARGDLSKKITVDVKGEILDLKNTINTMVDQLSSFASEVTRVAREVGTEGKLGGQADVKGVSGTWKDLTDNVNSMASNLTSQVRNIAEVTTAVAKGDLSKKITVDVRGEMLELKETINTMVEQLRSFASEVTRVAREVGTEGRLGGQANVFGVAGTWKDLTDNVNLMASNLTSQVRNIAAVTTAVANGNLTKKITVDVKGEILELKDTINTMVDQLNAFANEVSRVAREVGTEGKLGGQAQVKGVAGTWKDLTDNVNLMASNLTAQVRGIARVVTGVANGNLRQKLQLEAKGEIAALADTINGMIDTLATFADQVTSVAREVGVEGKLGGQASVPGAAGFWKALTDNVNQLAENLTTQVRAIAEVATAVTKGDLTRSIRVEARGEVAALKDNINEMIDNLRETTQKNSDQDWLKTNLARFTRMLQGQRDLIPVSRLILSELAPLVGAHQGAFYLIDTGQEEPRLRMLAGYACAEDSEEPEIALGEGLVGQCALEGRRILLTETPDTYLRIGSALGSARPASVIVLPVLFEGHVKAVIELASLRDFNAMHEMFLDQLTESIGIVINTIEANMRTEELLKQSQSLASELQSRQEELQQTNAQLEEKARLLADQKSEVERKNREVEQAKVALEEKATQLALTSKYKSEFLANMSHELRTPLNSLLILAHQLSENPEGNLSVKQVKFARTIHTAGTDLMGLINDILDLSKIESGTVTIEIDEVLFADLREFVDRTFRHVADGKGLVFEIEIDDDLPPILATDSKRLRQVIKNLLSNAFKFTEHGRVSLRISRVESGWSMDHPTLDAADAVIAISVEDTGIGIPPDKQRSIFEAFQQADGSTARKYGGTGLGLSISREIARLLGGELTLQSEPGSGSNFTLYIPDQHPSLSDRDRSLPTRLLPEAEKAAGAYASSPRAALDLVDDLESIEPRDRVLLIVENESGFARILVDMAHDAGLKAVVASRGDAALALARRFRPAAITLDLRLPDISGTEVLAALKSNAETQDTPVHVISGVTEGHDRILELGATSYWLKPVDPPALRHLLRQIKSGGGQRRIVVAADAEMCSRLAALVEVKDAVVATYPSGAEALAGINRDGAHCIVVPPQLSDMAADEFLARLQSETDGDHGLILVYVADRPLTAEFRERLKETSATFRIVDRPERLREEIGDILNPPILISPSVRKAQAKAGAEDLARLEGKRVLVVDDDLRNIFALTSLLERYKMDVAFADNGQAAINMLKAEPDIDIVLMDIMMPGMDGFQAMHEIRALDKFKVLPIIALTARAMKGDREKCIEAGASDYVPKPVAPDQLLSVLCAWLPRDEAAEVQTEASSV